One genomic window of Candidatus Shapirobacteria bacterium includes the following:
- a CDS encoding inorganic phosphate transporter, with translation MSVFFVLAIILAFFFAFWNGLSDAAYSISTIIATRVLSPRLAVLFSAVGNFTGLLFGTAVAQTIGRGIVDPNLINDKFLFSVLLGGLLWDISTWFFALPISESHVLVGSLIGAGLVSAGSAGVKFNSILDKVLVPMIGSPVITFIVAFLLIRLVSRIFVSTHPKKANRIFRSLQLISSFTTSVSHGANDGQKAMGIVTILLFNAGLISSFSVPLWVMLACYGLLSLGTLFGGWKIVKTMSKGITKLKPYQGFCSEAASTLVLFSTALIGFPVSTTQAVSGAIMGVGAARRKTAVHWTMARKIVIAWFLTMPASALLSGLIYFIVSRLVP, from the coding sequence ATGTCTGTATTCTTTGTCCTGGCTATTATTTTGGCTTTCTTTTTTGCTTTTTGGAATGGTCTTTCTGACGCCGCCTATTCAATTTCTACGATAATTGCTACCCGGGTTCTATCCCCTCGTCTGGCGGTGCTTTTTTCAGCCGTCGGTAATTTTACCGGGCTATTGTTCGGAACTGCTGTTGCTCAAACGATTGGCCGCGGTATTGTTGATCCGAATCTGATAAACGACAAATTTCTTTTTTCTGTTCTTTTGGGAGGTCTCCTTTGGGACATTTCTACCTGGTTTTTTGCTCTCCCGATTTCGGAGTCCCATGTTTTGGTTGGATCCCTGATCGGAGCTGGTTTAGTATCTGCCGGCTCCGCCGGCGTTAAGTTCAACTCGATTCTCGATAAGGTTTTGGTTCCTATGATAGGTTCGCCGGTGATAACGTTCATAGTGGCTTTTCTTTTAATCCGTCTGGTCTCTCGGATTTTTGTTTCTACTCACCCCAAAAAGGCCAATCGTATATTTCGTTCACTTCAGCTCATATCCTCCTTTACTACTTCGGTTAGCCATGGCGCCAATGATGGCCAAAAAGCGATGGGGATTGTCACAATTTTATTATTTAACGCCGGACTAATCAGTAGTTTTTCTGTTCCGCTTTGGGTTATGCTTGCCTGCTATGGTCTATTGTCACTGGGAACCCTCTTCGGTGGTTGGAAAATTGTCAAAACTATGTCCAAAGGCATTACCAAGCTCAAACCCTATCAGGGTTTTTGTTCCGAGGCAGCTAGCACCCTGGTTTTGTTCTCGACCGCCCTGATTGGCTTTCCGGTCTCTACCACTCAGGCAGTTTCCGGCGCTATTATGGGTGTTGGTGCTGCCCGTCGGAAAACTGCCGTTCACTGGACTATGGCTCGAAAAATTGTTATTGCTTGGTTTCTAACCATGCCGGCATCCGCTCTTCTCTCTGGTTTAATCTATTTTATTGTCTCCCGGCTTGTTCCCTAG
- a CDS encoding excinuclease ABC subunit UvrA, with translation MNTKSLSATPFLPACRQAWPLRKGRLEQRYITIKGARENNLKNIDLAIPRNKIVCFVGVSGSGKSTIAFDIIAREGQRQYFESLSSLARRYLSKSNRPQVDEIKGISPTIIISQDRVYPSPRSTVGTVTEAYTYLRLLYSRVGQPSFDSSYFSFNHPLGACPRCKGLGRAMEIDINRLVDENKSLNEGAILYSNWRVGSMWWKIIRATNYFEMDKKVKDYTTQEREKLLYAKKQVVIDKSGMDNVINWTFKGVVTHLLGRGTSVYRKANSEEVKYFRYVDCPECQGWRLRKESLAVKINGLNIGEVANMPISEAVNFIEKIDHRNATVIKPRLIEQLRYLTDAGIGYLSLNRQTNTLSGGEAQRVKLARQLGSDLIETIYVLDEPTAGLHPRDLEMVVKNLRRLRDGGNTVVVVEHDKTIIEAADYMVEVGPGGGKMGGKIVFAGTKDEFLRSETLTAQYLNPPPTPPLIKEGRKPINYLKIVNAKRNNLKNINVDIPLRMMVGLTGVSGAGKSSLVEEIKTQYPDLVTVINQRPIGHNRRACLATYVGVFDEIRKLFAIKCSESISKFSYNSQKGACEECKGLGFVDMDMNFLGEVRMRCDKCMGKRYKKEVLNFKYKNLNIAQVLAMTAIEANEFFESKVIKEGLKLLLEVGLDYLELGQTLDTLSGGEAQRLKLASRLKDAGEFLILDEPTSGLHFADVEKLLNLLNMMIDNGNTVLIIEHNTEVIKKMDWIIDLGPEGGKNGGEIVAQGRVEDIKKCEKSWTGRYL, from the coding sequence ATGAATACAAAATCCCTCTCGGCTACGCCGTTTCTCCCTGCCTGCCGGCAGGCATGGCCTTTGAGGAAAGGGAGACTTGAACAAAGATATATAACAATAAAAGGAGCGAGAGAGAATAACTTAAAAAATATAGATTTGGCCATACCGAGAAATAAAATTGTGTGTTTTGTGGGGGTATCGGGGTCGGGCAAATCGACGATTGCTTTTGATATCATTGCCCGAGAAGGGCAAAGGCAATATTTTGAGAGTTTGAGCAGTTTGGCGAGAAGATATCTTTCAAAAAGCAACCGGCCACAGGTAGACGAAATAAAAGGGATATCGCCGACGATTATTATTAGCCAGGACAGAGTGTATCCCAGTCCGCGATCGACGGTGGGGACGGTGACAGAGGCCTATACCTACTTAAGATTGTTGTATTCGAGAGTCGGTCAACCTAGTTTTGATTCGTCGTATTTCTCGTTTAATCATCCGTTGGGCGCCTGTCCAAGATGCAAGGGTTTAGGAAGGGCGATGGAGATTGATATCAATAGGCTAGTAGATGAGAATAAAAGCTTGAATGAGGGGGCGATATTGTATAGCAATTGGCGGGTGGGAAGTATGTGGTGGAAAATTATTAGGGCGACAAATTATTTTGAGATGGATAAAAAAGTAAAGGATTATACGACCCAAGAAAGGGAAAAGCTTCTCTATGCCAAAAAGCAGGTGGTGATTGATAAAAGCGGGATGGATAATGTGATTAATTGGACGTTTAAGGGAGTGGTGACTCACCTCTTGGGGAGGGGAACAAGTGTTTATCGAAAAGCAAATAGTGAAGAAGTTAAATATTTTAGATATGTTGACTGCCCGGAATGCCAGGGGTGGAGATTAAGAAAAGAATCCTTGGCAGTAAAGATAAACGGCTTAAATATTGGCGAAGTGGCGAATATGCCGATAAGCGAAGCAGTCAATTTTATTGAAAAAATTGATCATAGAAACGCAACGGTGATAAAACCGAGGTTGATAGAGCAACTTAGGTATTTGACAGACGCGGGAATTGGTTATCTGTCGCTTAACCGACAGACAAATACGTTGTCGGGAGGCGAAGCGCAGAGAGTTAAGCTAGCACGACAACTTGGAAGTGATTTGATCGAAACAATATATGTGTTAGACGAACCAACGGCGGGACTACACCCGAGAGATTTGGAAATGGTGGTGAAAAATTTGAGAAGATTAAGAGATGGTGGTAACACAGTAGTGGTGGTAGAACACGATAAAACAATTATCGAGGCGGCTGATTATATGGTGGAAGTAGGGCCAGGGGGAGGCAAGATGGGAGGAAAAATTGTGTTTGCAGGAACAAAAGATGAGTTTTTGAGAAGTGAAACATTAACGGCACAATACTTAAACCCACCCCCAACCCCTCCCTTGATAAAGGAGGGGCGTAAACCAATAAATTATTTAAAAATTGTTAATGCCAAAAGAAATAATTTAAAAAATATTAATGTTGACATACCACTGCGGATGATGGTGGGGTTGACGGGAGTATCGGGGGCAGGGAAAAGCTCGCTAGTGGAAGAAATTAAGACTCAATATCCGGATTTAGTGACAGTGATCAACCAGAGGCCAATCGGACATAACCGGAGGGCGTGTTTGGCGACTTACGTGGGAGTTTTTGATGAAATCAGAAAATTATTTGCCATAAAGTGCTCGGAGAGTATTTCGAAATTTAGCTACAACAGCCAAAAGGGGGCTTGTGAAGAATGTAAGGGGTTGGGTTTTGTCGATATGGATATGAATTTTCTGGGTGAGGTAAGGATGAGGTGCGATAAGTGCATGGGTAAACGATACAAAAAGGAGGTTTTAAATTTTAAATATAAAAATTTAAATATTGCTCAAGTTTTAGCGATGACAGCTATCGAAGCTAATGAGTTTTTTGAATCAAAAGTGATTAAAGAAGGATTAAAGCTACTTTTAGAGGTGGGACTGGACTACTTGGAGTTGGGACAGACTTTGGATACATTATCGGGAGGTGAGGCGCAGAGGCTAAAACTGGCAAGCCGACTAAAAGATGCCGGAGAATTTTTGATACTGGACGAACCGACTTCGGGCCTTCATTTTGCCGACGTAGAGAAACTTTTAAATTTATTAAATATGATGATCGACAATGGAAACACGGTGTTGATAATAGAACACAATACTGAAGTGATAAAAAAGATGGATTGGATAATAGATTTGGGGCCGGAAGGCGGCAAAAATGGAGGGGAGATTGTGGCTCAAGGGAGAGTAGAGGATATTAAAAAATGCGAGAAATCGTGGACCGGGAGGTATTTATGA
- a CDS encoding ribonuclease HII, producing MVVNPDFSYERSLLPSGVRYLLGIDEVGRGPWAGPVTIGAFLLDLEKFNPDEFIKLGVRDSKKVTNKNRQKIFSYFQQNNFTFQVVSASSSKIDERGIAPTIKGLILYILDHFRGQFDFCLVDGNYQFNNLSLVKGRNPEFNERRGIKSIVKADSSCFSVAAASICAKVVRDQKMDQYDQSYPGYGFGQNKGYGTAAHFSSLQKLGICPIHRKSYKPIKSLFSPIDFHLPP from the coding sequence ATGGTCGTTAATCCGGATTTTAGTTACGAGCGCTCACTCCTCCCTTCCGGGGTCCGCTATCTTTTAGGTATTGACGAAGTTGGCCGTGGTCCTTGGGCTGGTCCTGTCACTATTGGCGCCTTTCTCCTGGATCTTGAAAAGTTCAACCCAGATGAATTTATCAAGCTCGGTGTCCGTGATTCCAAAAAAGTTACCAATAAAAATAGACAAAAAATATTTTCATATTTTCAACAAAACAATTTCACCTTTCAGGTTGTTTCCGCTTCATCTTCAAAAATCGACGAAAGGGGAATCGCTCCTACCATCAAAGGTTTAATTTTGTACATCCTTGACCATTTTCGCGGCCAATTCGATTTCTGTCTGGTCGACGGAAATTATCAATTCAACAACCTCTCCCTTGTCAAAGGGAGAAACCCCGAGTTTAACGAGCGGAGAGGGATTAAATCAATTGTCAAAGCCGACTCTTCCTGCTTTTCTGTCGCCGCCGCCTCAATCTGTGCCAAAGTTGTCCGCGACCAAAAAATGGACCAATACGATCAAAGTTACCCCGGTTATGGTTTTGGTCAAAACAAAGGTTATGGCACCGCCGCTCATTTTTCTTCTTTGCAGAAATTAGGCATCTGCCCCATCCACCGCAAAAGCTATAAACCCATAAAATCACTATTTTCTCCAATAGATTTTCACCTACCCCCTTAA
- a CDS encoding MerR family transcriptional regulator, with translation MNTLITAGQLAKLAGTTKRTILWYDHLGIIKPVRVSTEGYRYYSESQVLEYQMVLLLTTLGVSLREISHKNNLKNLFEEKKDSIKNQINNLQFNLKNLEKFMANLALNNTLIKPEIKNLQPFNVYYIEKTGPYVNIGKYCQELSGMFSKKGKIFTTLAIFDDPTYQPKKSLIKIAVLAAPGMSVNPSFKNVVRSTKFNPGKVITFTHNGAGELLSLFWKELEKYCRLNKIKVNKNIPDFEIYRHVNSDHKKQFFEIYLPIF, from the coding sequence ATGAATACTCTCATTACCGCCGGCCAGCTTGCCAAACTGGCCGGCACCACCAAAAGAACCATCCTCTGGTATGACCACTTAGGTATAATTAAACCCGTTAGAGTTTCCACCGAAGGTTATCGTTACTATTCCGAATCTCAGGTGTTGGAGTACCAAATGGTGTTGTTGTTAACTACCCTAGGCGTTAGTCTGCGGGAAATTAGTCACAAAAATAATCTAAAAAATCTTTTTGAAGAAAAAAAAGACTCAATCAAAAATCAAATCAACAATCTTCAATTCAATCTAAAGAATCTGGAAAAATTTATGGCCAATCTTGCTCTAAACAATACCCTGATCAAACCGGAGATAAAAAATCTCCAACCTTTTAATGTTTATTACATAGAGAAAACTGGTCCCTATGTAAACATCGGCAAATATTGTCAGGAATTATCTGGAATGTTTAGTAAAAAAGGTAAAATTTTCACTACCCTCGCCATTTTTGACGATCCCACCTATCAGCCCAAAAAGTCCTTAATTAAAATTGCCGTTTTAGCTGCTCCGGGAATGTCTGTCAATCCAAGCTTCAAAAATGTCGTCAGATCTACGAAGTTTAACCCCGGTAAAGTTATTACCTTCACTCACAATGGAGCCGGTGAGTTACTGTCGCTTTTTTGGAAAGAGCTCGAAAAATATTGCCGTCTTAATAAAATAAAAGTCAATAAAAATATTCCCGATTTCGAAATCTATCGTCATGTTAATTCCGACCACAAAAAACAGTTTTTCGAAATCTATCTACCCATCTTTTAG
- a CDS encoding Crp/Fnr family transcriptional regulator yields the protein MFHNRVGGGYNCHSLFLKRKTMDEKIKKKLVSFFGKYKLKSYKSGEIIVRPGEKFPGLVFVKKGYVKVYTLSDSGKEIILQMFKPLFYFSLVYSMTGSTNRYYFEAIGPVEMWIAPEKEAVKFIKSDCTMCSTLMKAILSAFLDLNVSVEQLISGNAYSKVASFIASAAEKYGAKENLFTVIKFPVTHKMIASMTGLTRETVTLQLLKMEKQKIIDNKGKRITVIDFGKLKKATTV from the coding sequence GTGTTTCATAATAGAGTTGGTGGGGGGTATAATTGCCATAGTCTATTTTTGAAAAGAAAGACGATGGACGAGAAAATTAAAAAGAAATTAGTATCATTTTTTGGTAAATATAAGCTAAAAAGCTACAAAAGCGGAGAAATAATCGTCCGCCCCGGAGAAAAATTTCCCGGATTGGTTTTTGTCAAAAAAGGATATGTAAAAGTCTATACCCTATCCGATAGCGGAAAAGAAATAATCTTGCAGATGTTTAAGCCATTGTTTTATTTTTCCCTGGTTTATTCGATGACAGGATCAACCAACAGATATTATTTTGAGGCGATCGGACCGGTGGAAATGTGGATAGCGCCGGAAAAAGAGGCGGTTAAGTTTATTAAAAGCGACTGCACAATGTGCAGCACGTTAATGAAGGCCATATTGAGCGCGTTTTTAGATTTAAATGTTAGTGTGGAACAGCTAATCTCGGGGAATGCGTATTCTAAAGTGGCAAGTTTTATTGCTTCGGCGGCAGAAAAATATGGGGCAAAGGAAAATCTTTTTACGGTTATTAAGTTTCCGGTAACTCATAAAATGATTGCCAGTATGACAGGACTGACCAGGGAGACGGTAACACTGCAACTTTTGAAAATGGAAAAACAGAAAATAATTGATAATAAAGGGAAAAGGATAACGGTTATTGATTTCGGAAAACTGAAAAAAGCGACAACAGTTTAA
- a CDS encoding AAA family ATPase codes for MTSDNFSPTRDQVRAIEVILEWWRKKGADFVTLGGYAGTGKTTLVAEIRNRIRKERPNEKVAFCAFTGKAAMVLRQKLAEHITQLKGDSVGTIHSLIYCPIIDEKRGIIGWTKREKLETDLIVVDEASMVNEKIWEDLKSYRLPILAVGDHGQLPPIEGHFNLMDRPILKLQQIHRQAENNPIIKLSMMARLEGKIPTKIYSPKVKKMDRYRSDTGYLIEEELDNYNDELMVLVGYNQSRIKLNKAIREKKMFESQDPQAGDKVICLRNNWQKNIFNGMTGKIKSIKPKYDNKGQKKWYQAEIVMEDESVFEGLIAADQFDNPVSRNYEGKPIEEEVDLFDFGYALTVHKAQGGSAKKVLLFEERFAKMDDEEWRRWLYTGVTRAEEELTIVGV; via the coding sequence ATGACTTCTGATAATTTTTCGCCGACAAGAGATCAGGTGCGGGCGATTGAAGTAATATTGGAGTGGTGGAGAAAAAAGGGGGCGGATTTTGTAACTCTGGGCGGATATGCGGGAACAGGGAAAACTACACTGGTGGCTGAAATCAGAAACAGGATAAGGAAAGAAAGACCCAACGAAAAAGTGGCATTTTGTGCTTTTACCGGAAAGGCGGCGATGGTATTGAGACAAAAACTAGCCGAGCACATCACACAGCTTAAAGGTGACAGCGTGGGCACTATCCACTCGCTGATATACTGCCCTATAATTGACGAAAAAAGAGGGATTATTGGGTGGACGAAAAGAGAAAAACTGGAAACTGATTTGATAGTGGTGGATGAGGCAAGCATGGTAAATGAAAAAATCTGGGAGGATTTAAAATCATATCGATTACCGATTTTGGCTGTGGGAGATCATGGACAATTGCCGCCAATTGAGGGACATTTTAACCTGATGGACAGACCTATTTTGAAACTCCAACAAATACATAGACAAGCGGAAAATAATCCGATTATTAAGTTATCGATGATGGCGAGATTGGAGGGGAAAATTCCGACCAAAATCTATAGCCCCAAAGTAAAGAAAATGGACAGGTATCGAAGCGATACCGGCTACCTAATTGAAGAAGAGCTTGATAACTATAATGATGAGCTGATGGTCCTGGTGGGATACAACCAAAGCCGGATTAAGCTAAACAAAGCCATTAGGGAGAAAAAGATGTTTGAAAGCCAGGATCCGCAAGCAGGAGACAAAGTAATATGTTTGAGAAATAACTGGCAGAAAAATATTTTTAACGGGATGACAGGAAAGATAAAATCCATAAAGCCAAAGTATGATAATAAGGGTCAAAAAAAATGGTACCAGGCGGAAATTGTAATGGAGGATGAGAGCGTATTTGAAGGATTGATTGCGGCAGACCAATTCGATAATCCGGTTTCCAGAAACTATGAGGGGAAACCGATCGAGGAGGAAGTTGATTTGTTTGACTTTGGCTACGCGCTGACGGTGCACAAAGCCCAAGGCGGATCGGCAAAAAAAGTGCTTTTATTCGAGGAAAGATTTGCCAAAATGGATGACGAAGAATGGAGGAGATGGTTGTATACGGGGGTGACCAGGGCAGAAGAGGAGTTAACGATTGTTGGGGTCTGA
- a CDS encoding DUF47 family protein: MNLKDWLLPKEKIFFTYLEEQVDNVVVGADCLQKLTTDYCDVGLSLKQMKKIEHHGDQIVHRFYQKLNQTFITPIDQEDLTTLFSVFDDILDRMYSVVNRLYLYRITEIPPEIGKFVHILVCQLSQIKKAAFRIRKMAGSEIDQCCIEIHRLENTGDQLYDRVSADLFLRENDLKTIIKLREIYSLLEEAIDKSEDAALAIHQVITKNI, from the coding sequence ATGAATCTAAAGGACTGGCTCCTCCCAAAAGAAAAAATATTTTTCACCTATCTTGAAGAACAGGTGGACAATGTCGTCGTTGGGGCTGATTGCTTGCAAAAATTAACCACCGATTACTGCGACGTAGGCTTATCTCTAAAACAGATGAAAAAGATAGAGCATCACGGGGATCAGATTGTCCATCGCTTTTACCAGAAGCTTAATCAAACCTTTATTACTCCCATTGATCAGGAGGATTTGACTACTCTGTTTTCAGTGTTTGATGATATTCTGGATAGAATGTATTCGGTCGTCAATCGCCTCTACCTTTACCGCATCACCGAAATCCCACCCGAAATAGGAAAATTTGTCCATATACTTGTTTGTCAGCTAAGCCAAATTAAAAAAGCTGCTTTTCGAATTCGTAAGATGGCCGGATCGGAAATCGATCAATGTTGTATTGAAATTCACCGTCTCGAAAATACCGGTGACCAACTTTACGACCGGGTTTCGGCCGATCTTTTTCTTCGGGAAAACGATCTGAAAACCATTATAAAGCTTCGGGAAATATATAGCCTTTTAGAAGAAGCTATTGACAAATCAGAAGATGCCGCCCTGGCTATTCATCAAGTCATCACCAAAAATATTTAA
- a CDS encoding guanosine monophosphate reductase, with translation MQKIPQALTFADVLLTPQRSAVKSRSQVSLKTHLTPKIEINFPVISINMDCITGVNMALAMAEFGGTSFYPRFAPPEIQSKEIKQIIDAGFIVIPAVGIKPGELDRVSALVSVGAKVITIDVAHAHQESCLEFIQTVKSKYPDLEIIAGAIATYEGAKDLFIAGADSVRVGIGTGSICTTRIATGSGMPQITAVLEAARAGREFGRPIIADGGIKNSGDIVKALAAGANAVTAGKLLAGTDECPGSVIDSDGKKYKEYNGSTSRAEKIRQMGKNPAEKSADYVDFVEGIEGCVEYRGPVAAILGQIDKGVRSGLSYSGAFNIDELHQKARFVQVTNSVTFENNNRGVITR, from the coding sequence GTGCAAAAAATACCTCAAGCTTTAACCTTTGCCGATGTCTTGTTGACCCCCCAAAGATCTGCCGTCAAATCCCGCAGTCAGGTGTCCCTAAAAACTCACCTCACCCCCAAAATAGAAATTAACTTTCCGGTTATCTCTATTAATATGGATTGTATTACCGGAGTCAATATGGCTCTCGCCATGGCCGAGTTTGGTGGTACTAGTTTTTATCCCCGCTTCGCTCCGCCGGAAATTCAATCAAAGGAAATAAAACAAATTATTGATGCTGGTTTTATCGTTATCCCTGCGGTTGGTATCAAGCCCGGAGAGCTAGATAGGGTATCCGCTCTTGTTTCTGTTGGTGCCAAAGTTATCACCATTGATGTTGCTCATGCCCACCAGGAATCATGCCTTGAATTTATCCAAACTGTCAAATCAAAGTATCCGGATCTGGAAATTATCGCCGGCGCTATCGCTACTTACGAAGGGGCCAAAGATCTTTTTATCGCCGGCGCCGACTCGGTCAGAGTCGGTATAGGTACCGGGTCGATCTGCACCACCCGTATTGCTACCGGTTCTGGTATGCCCCAAATTACCGCCGTTTTGGAGGCCGCTCGGGCCGGTCGTGAATTTGGTAGGCCCATAATTGCCGATGGTGGTATAAAAAACTCCGGAGATATCGTTAAGGCCCTGGCGGCTGGTGCCAATGCCGTTACTGCCGGTAAGCTTTTAGCCGGTACCGACGAATGCCCTGGTTCTGTTATCGACTCCGACGGCAAAAAATACAAGGAATACAACGGTTCCACCTCCCGTGCCGAAAAAATCCGCCAAATGGGAAAAAATCCTGCCGAAAAATCAGCCGACTATGTCGACTTTGTCGAGGGTATCGAGGGCTGTGTTGAATACCGTGGCCCCGTGGCTGCCATTCTTGGCCAAATTGACAAGGGGGTTCGTTCCGGTCTTAGTTATAGTGGCGCCTTCAATATCGACGAACTCCATCAAAAAGCCCGTTTTGTTCAGGTCACCAATTCCGTTACCTTCGAAAATAACAATCGGGGAGTCATTACCCGCTAA
- a CDS encoding M3 family oligoendopeptidase, whose protein sequence is MKTHSGVRWNLDDILPRDKFDELEREIEEALKKIDEYVAELSNGMSLEKFREITEYCETLSQKLSRLITLPELIESTDQKDRKAKILKSRANNISLKYTDRVRKIYHWVKGFNGGLDEVNAQRLFAGVPDLKYVLDYSRKAAKHSLSEKEESIVDNKDVSGVEALADLRTIIETEFKYSLKVLKSKSLKVEKPCLPTPAGKPAGRSDSLLPEADQPMVEKVIETQAELTALFHSPKAELREAAYRALLEKHEENLDKFFLIYQAVAKDWDYEAKIRGYASPLSMRNFGNQVSDKSVEVLLRVVAKNKGVFKNYFEYKAKKLGVKKLSRFDLYAPISKKSESHACRQAGLKVLKSKSLKVISFEEAEKMVLGAFEEFSPRFADFGRKIIEENHIDSHPRVGKRSGAFCANVGPAVTPYVMLNHTGRFRDVTTLAHELGHGIHSLYANSHYPSSQHAGLTLAETASTFGEMILFEKMFKETKGKQEKEEMLVEKIADSYATIMRQSYFIDFEIKAHETVQEGISADELSKLWLSTLEDQFGESVFVDKVFGSEWSYIPHIVETPFYCYAYSFGELLSYSLFSRYKKEGKSFVPKIEKILTAGGSEDPGLILKNVGIDIESEQFWQEGFELIKEWSSRLSDNDF, encoded by the coding sequence GTGAAAACGCATAGCGGAGTGAGATGGAATCTTGATGATATATTGCCAAGAGACAAGTTTGATGAGCTTGAGAGGGAAATCGAAGAAGCACTAAAGAAAATCGACGAGTATGTGGCGGAATTGTCAAACGGGATGAGCTTGGAAAAATTTCGGGAAATAACGGAATATTGCGAGACCCTCAGCCAAAAATTATCCAGATTGATAACTTTGCCGGAGCTGATTGAGTCAACCGATCAAAAGGACCGAAAGGCTAAAATATTAAAAAGCAGAGCTAATAATATCTCCCTAAAATACACGGATAGGGTAAGGAAAATTTATCATTGGGTAAAAGGGTTTAACGGCGGACTGGATGAAGTAAACGCCCAAAGGCTGTTTGCCGGGGTACCTGATTTGAAATATGTTTTGGATTATTCAAGAAAAGCGGCAAAACATAGTTTGTCTGAGAAGGAAGAAAGCATTGTTGACAACAAGGATGTGAGCGGTGTTGAAGCGCTGGCGGATCTGCGAACGATAATAGAGACGGAGTTTAAATACAGTCTAAAAGTCTTAAAGTCGAAAAGTCTTAAAGTCGAAAAGCCATGCCTGCCCACCCCGGCGGGTAAACCGGCAGGCAGGTCTGATAGTCTTTTGCCTGAGGCGGATCAGCCGATGGTTGAGAAAGTTATAGAAACACAGGCGGAGCTGACGGCTTTGTTCCACTCGCCAAAAGCAGAGTTAAGAGAGGCGGCATACCGGGCACTTTTAGAGAAACATGAAGAAAATCTGGATAAATTTTTTTTGATTTATCAGGCAGTGGCGAAAGACTGGGATTACGAGGCAAAAATCAGGGGATATGCCTCCCCGCTTTCGATGAGAAATTTTGGCAACCAAGTTAGTGACAAATCGGTTGAGGTGCTGCTGAGAGTGGTGGCAAAAAACAAAGGGGTTTTTAAAAACTATTTTGAGTATAAGGCCAAAAAACTTGGGGTTAAAAAATTAAGCAGGTTTGATTTGTATGCACCCATCAGTAAAAAGTCTGAAAGCCATGCCTGCCGGCAGGCAGGTCTGAAAGTCTTAAAGTCTAAAAGTCTTAAAGTAATAAGTTTTGAGGAAGCGGAGAAAATGGTCTTGGGGGCGTTTGAGGAGTTTAGCCCAAGATTTGCTGATTTTGGAAGAAAAATTATTGAAGAAAATCATATTGATTCGCACCCGAGAGTGGGAAAAAGAAGCGGAGCTTTTTGTGCTAACGTCGGACCGGCGGTTACTCCGTATGTAATGCTGAACCATACCGGAAGATTTAGAGATGTGACGACTTTGGCACACGAATTGGGCCATGGAATTCACAGCCTTTATGCCAACTCCCACTATCCGTCTAGCCAACACGCCGGATTGACATTGGCAGAGACAGCGTCGACTTTTGGAGAGATGATTTTGTTTGAAAAAATGTTTAAAGAAACTAAGGGTAAGCAAGAGAAAGAGGAGATGTTGGTTGAAAAAATAGCGGATTCTTATGCAACTATAATGAGGCAGTCATATTTTATTGATTTTGAAATAAAGGCACACGAGACAGTTCAGGAAGGGATAAGTGCCGACGAATTGTCGAAGCTCTGGCTGAGTACCTTAGAGGATCAATTTGGCGAAAGTGTTTTTGTGGACAAAGTTTTTGGAAGTGAGTGGTCCTATATCCCCCATATCGTCGAAACTCCCTTTTATTGCTACGCATATAGCTTCGGAGAGCTTTTGTCGTACTCACTTTTTTCAAGATATAAAAAAGAGGGAAAAAGTTTTGTGCCAAAAATAGAAAAAATATTGACAGCCGGCGGGTCGGAGGATCCGGGATTGATTTTGAAAAATGTCGGGATTGATATCGAGTCGGAGCAGTTTTGGCAGGAAGGGTTTGAACTTATAAAAGAGTGGAGTAGCCGATTAAGTGATAATGACTTCTGA